GAATTGCCCTCTTTGTCGTGCCCCGATTGTATCCGACAATTTTGATGCTCAAGTTGCTTTAACGGTGCCTACTACAAGTGATTTGAGTTCGAGGGAAGAACCCCAGATTGAAAATTCAGAGAATAACACTCCCGCCGGACTAATGAGCAGTAACCATTCAGGAGAAGATGGAAGCAGTGAAGtgagaaatggagaagaaacCATCTGTGGATTGCCGGTTGTAGATGAATCAAATACTGGAAACTCTAGCTTGAATTCGAACCACTTTGTATCGAGGAATCCTCGGATACGGAGTGATTTAGTTGACAAATTGGTGGTGGTAGAAGAAGAAATGCAACCTGTGAGGAGGTCTGTGTCATTGGATTTCTCTACTGCTTCTGCAATTTATAGTGTTCTTGCTAATGTTGCTCCTGGTAAATGCCAAGCGAACTCGGATAGTCTATTAGTGCAACCAAAGCAGCCGAAATCGAAGAACGCTGCGAAGAGGGGAAGTAGTGGCTTTCAAAAGCTGATGAAAAATTCTTCCAGAAGACGTTCATTGCAGAAGGGGCCAATTTCAATGAAGAGATCTTTGTCAACTAGTGCGAAACCCTTGTCATCAAGATGTGGCAGAAGCCAGAACACAATCCACTCTTTCTGAGGAGCAAGTTCTGATTTGCAGTGTTGTCTCACCATATCAGGTTAGTGAACTGCAGAATCAAGAACCTACAATATatactatttataatatttataaaatcataaagtgAAGCTTGAATACATAAGGACACTGGGAAGTCTTGATCTGAAATGTAGTTTTGGTTCTATGTTCATGTTCGCCGTTGCTCTGGTGGTTTTGGCACTCAGATTCCTGCTGGTCAAGTTTTTGAAAGCTCAATTTCTGGTCATGTTTACTTCCATTTTGGTGTCTCACGCCATCTTCTATCTGCGCTTTTGTTACCAGCGTTGTATTCCTGATGAACTGCCTTTTGTGTGCTTTTCCTTTTTGGCTCCTTTGAATGAATAAGTTTCTCTGTAtattgaaatagaaaagaagTCTTTTAGAGTGGACCTGTAACATTGCCTTAAACTGTTCCAGAATATTTATCAGAAGCATGTATCCAGTAGCTTCACTCTTGGTTGCCGGTGGTGGTGATTGAGTTTGTAATTTGGGAGCCAGTAGCGTACAAAAGCTCGTCTTTTACCTTCCTCAAAAGGCTTCGACTGTACTGGTTTTTTACCCGTGGTTGCGCTGCagattagtgttttttattttttttatttttttatatatatatatatatatatataaccttaaaaaaatatctaatcaCGCTACCAAGTAAAAAGTTTGATATATAATGAAAgagcaacttttaaaatatttagatgatgatataataaatgatatatttttgaaaaatatattaaaataatagtatatTAAATCGATTCGGGTTAATCATGTTTATTATATGAAATTTGCAATTTAGAGCATGATAACACCATAAAatctaaatcaaaataaattagaaagtataattctaattaatcaaatattgaaggtcTATCAACTACTCCCATCAAacatttacattttattttcttcaataaattcaacaacatCTTGTCTTTGATTAGTAATCACTATATTTT
This Populus alba chromosome 7, ASM523922v2, whole genome shotgun sequence DNA region includes the following protein-coding sequences:
- the LOC118043442 gene encoding RING-H2 finger protein ATL52, with translation MEFDQRKLPRSRMNLYANYKIHLVKKIKPGSFGPTPPSPRVTHNQYQNNVSRTSLIIMACVFGGAALLGILCIVSRLCYNRHRDSRRSRSLPVYFGTQEDFLDEDQGTEINHHIWYINFLGLQQSVIDSITVFKFKKDEGLIDGTECSVCLSEFQEDESLRLLPKCSHAFHIPCIDTWLRSHKNCPLCRAPIVSDNFDAQVALTVPTTSDLSSREEPQIENSENNTPAGLMSSNHSGEDGSSEVRNGEETICGLPVVDESNTGNSSLNSNHFVSRNPRIRSDLVDKLVVVEEEMQPVRRSVSLDFSTASAIYSVLANVAPGKCQANSDSLLVQPKQPKSKNAAKRGSSGFQKLMKNSSRRRSLQKGPISMKRSLSTSAKPLSSRCGRSQNTIHSF